A single genomic interval of Bradyrhizobium sp. sBnM-33 harbors:
- a CDS encoding L,D-transpeptidase, whose product MVNRVTTARSTVAMRRWGAPAIVTLVVMAALTVDATARQARPKAPTEATAPRDAGEPIMAIVSIKTQQVTIYDADGWILRAPVSTGTTGRETPAGVFAILEKNKDHRSSLYDDAEMPNMQRITWNGIALHGGPLPGYAASHGCVRMPFGFAEKLFDRTRIGMRVIVSPDNAEPVEFSHPALFVPSPEAIAAAPTRAETLAREAAEAARTADETKKAAAMAARETASFTASLRKLKGLKTRADAELAYADKVLAVAKTDEAKTRAEDFRQKAAAKAAELGTQLDTANADAKSKLDAAATAKDAAKAAGIRKADIAKAASEAKLALEPVSIYISRATQKLYVRRPTHKPAPDGGGIVFDATIEVPVTIRNPERPIGTHVFTAVARNGAALRWTAVTIDNGDNAKAALDRITIPQEVLDRIAPTALPRSSIVVSDEPLSSETNYRTEFVAVLSTEPQGGFVTRRPTADVRIASDDFQGDDGFGFFNFPRDPAPQTGNTRRRGGQYYRPMQPGWW is encoded by the coding sequence ATGGTGAATCGAGTTACGACGGCGCGATCCACCGTGGCGATGCGGCGCTGGGGTGCTCCCGCCATTGTGACGCTCGTGGTAATGGCGGCGCTGACCGTCGACGCCACGGCGAGACAGGCGCGCCCCAAGGCCCCAACCGAGGCGACGGCGCCGCGCGATGCAGGCGAGCCGATCATGGCGATCGTGTCGATCAAGACCCAGCAGGTCACCATCTACGACGCCGACGGCTGGATCCTGCGCGCGCCGGTTTCAACCGGCACCACGGGACGCGAGACGCCCGCCGGCGTGTTCGCCATCCTCGAGAAGAACAAGGATCACCGCTCGAGCCTCTATGACGATGCCGAGATGCCGAACATGCAGCGCATCACCTGGAACGGCATCGCGCTGCATGGCGGGCCGCTGCCCGGATATGCGGCCTCGCACGGCTGCGTGCGGATGCCCTTTGGCTTTGCCGAGAAGTTGTTCGACAGGACGCGGATCGGGATGCGGGTAATCGTCTCGCCTGATAATGCCGAGCCGGTCGAGTTCTCCCACCCGGCGCTATTCGTGCCGAGCCCGGAGGCCATTGCAGCTGCACCGACGCGCGCCGAGACGCTCGCCCGCGAGGCCGCGGAGGCCGCCAGGACGGCCGACGAGACGAAGAAGGCCGCCGCGATGGCGGCGCGCGAGACAGCATCGTTCACGGCGTCGCTGCGCAAGCTGAAGGGGCTCAAGACCCGCGCCGACGCTGAGCTCGCCTACGCCGACAAGGTGCTCGCCGTCGCCAAGACGGACGAGGCCAAGACGCGGGCCGAGGACTTTAGGCAAAAGGCCGCCGCGAAGGCCGCGGAACTGGGAACACAGCTCGACACTGCCAATGCCGACGCAAAATCCAAGCTCGACGCCGCGGCAACCGCAAAGGACGCCGCCAAGGCGGCCGGGATTAGGAAGGCCGACATCGCCAAGGCGGCGAGCGAGGCGAAGCTCGCGCTCGAGCCGGTCTCGATCTACATCAGCCGCGCGACGCAGAAGCTTTACGTGCGGCGCCCTACGCATAAGCCGGCACCTGACGGCGGCGGGATCGTGTTCGATGCGACGATTGAGGTTCCTGTCACGATCCGCAATCCCGAAAGACCGATCGGCACGCATGTGTTCACGGCGGTGGCGCGCAACGGGGCGGCCCTGCGCTGGACCGCGGTCACCATCGACAACGGCGACAACGCCAAGGCCGCGCTCGACCGCATCACCATCCCGCAGGAGGTGCTCGATCGCATCGCGCCGACCGCATTGCCACGATCCTCGATCGTCGTCTCGGACGAGCCGCTGAGCAGCGAGACCAACTATCGCACAGAGTTCGTCGCGGTGCTGAGCACCGAGCCGCAGGGCGGCTTCGTGACGCGCCGGCCTACGGCCGATGTCCGCATTGCGAGCGACGACTTCCAGGGCGACGACGGTTTCGGTTTCTTCAATTTCCCGCGCGATCCGGCTCCCCAAACCGGCAACACGCGCCGGCGCGGCGGCCAGTACTATCGTCCGATGCAACCGGGCTGGTGGTAA